TTTGATTTTCGTGTCGGGAGCCAAGCGGTGAAACGGGGCGAGTGGTGACGGAACGACGGCAGTAGGCCACGACCTTTGGACGATTTCGAGATTCTGTCGGCGAGTGAACCTAGCGCGAGACGGAAGGAGAATAGCAGGGCTAGCTGGCTGTGCGAACGTTCGGCATCGAAGGCTCCGCCCGAGCGGCAACGCGTGACAGGCAAGGCGCGCGCTGAGAAGAGCGCGGCCAGGCCGCTCGGTCAGGCAGGGCTGGCACGGCCCTGAGCAGCCACTATGATGCAGCAAATCGTGAGTCAGTGCACCTAAATAAGATTAGAATCTCACAGAGTAGGAGAAGTAGGAGCCCAGAGCAGGGAAAAATGAAAAGCGTTATGAATATAATGTGTTGAATCATGAGACTGttgttttttatttggttgtgCCTTTAGCCCTCAGTGTTTGTGAGTAATCCACTTGGGTAGCTACTTTACCTTGCTCTACCGTAACGGGAATTTCATAACAATTTtacttcgatagtacgtacaccaaaaaaacttttttcgctCAATTTTCTGTACGATTTTAGAAGTAGAAGTTTGGATATGTTTTGATGGCACTTGCGTGGGGTCCTTCATACGCTACGTCTGATTTATTTATGACACTATTGTAATAACGAATTTAGTaggaaaactttgaaaaagcaGCGAGTCATAAATATTTGGCTGGGATTCTGTTGAAGTTTGTTCGAAATATCCATACAGGTTTTCACTTGATATTCAATCTGGAGTTCAGATTCAGGACCTGTGCGCTGATATAAATTTTATCGGCGATAGATAATTTCGCTGatgattggcggcggcgtgaattccttcagaagttcctccaggagttccactgtatgctcctacaggaattcttccgtaagctcccccaggaattcctccggaagttcctccgggaatttctccgtaagtttctccaggaattcctccggaaattccttcaggagttcttccggaagttcttctagaagcttctccggaagttcttccagaagcgCCGGTCCGAGaattggcggcggcggcgttttcggcgtcacgccgtaagccattttagccggcggcggctgcggcgtgaatcggcgtggattttttttacgttcgttttttgaagatttttttcggcattATTTTGGAATGTTTTTAAGACTTCAACGGAagaatcttctgaatttcaacggaaaaatctaatgaacttctcccgaaaattatttaagcttctccagaatatttatttgaaaatagttttcggATTCTCCATGGctactactttgaagttttgataattctttggaatttctaaggaaGCAGTTtgaaatttctaaggaaaaaTGTTTCAAGTTTCCACAGGGAAATGATCGGAAAATCCAGGGAAAGTTTCTGTTAAatgttcttcgaaatttacacagaaaattcctCAAATTTTCCGCGGGAGACAGGTCAAAATGTGgacattaacaaaaaaaaattggcaaattgttcgaaatttttaataggaaattcattggaatttgcatgggatttttaaaatttctatacaaaattcttcggaaacggTTATACAACGGACATACTGCCGcattggtaatttggccgaaaaaacacTTTTCTCTAacacgtcgtttggctgaaacggtcgtttggccgaataggttataaggccgaaaatgtcgttcggtcgaaatggttgtttgacagtGTTGTGAATAACTTGAACACCCCTATCGTCATTTGAAGTCATCGCTCATTCGAGCGATCGGAACAGCCGATGGGCTTAAAACTGATTGCAATAAACGAGACGAGTCAGTTGATTCGGAACCTCCAAACGTATCAGATCGCTCTATTCCTTGTCACGTATTCACGGTTCCCATACGTCTCGCATTCTTCGCTTTGTCTTTCCACCTGGTTGGACTGTTTCGCGCTAGTTCTTGGCAGTACATAAAAGTGGCGACGTGGATTAAGTAAGTTCAACGCGTGTAAGGTGAAGTTAAACCAGTGTAGGAGGTGAAAACAAGAACCGGAGTACAGCAACAGTCATCAGCATAAAACCACATTGTGTAATTTCTTTATCGACTTTGCTTCATACGGAGTATTCAGCGAGCGAATAGTCGACGTTCTGGGAATTCCCATACACTATCCAACGGGATCAAAACATCGGAGAAGGCGGGTGAAGGTGAATCCTTCTATTGTCCTCGATTGCGAGCGAAGTTCGGATTCGGACGACTCCAGAGGTGGTTTTGAACCGGAAGGTCGGGAAAATTTTCGACAATTGGATTTCCTTTTcgtgattattatttatttattagggtTTCCATTTTTTTATCTACCGTATAATGAGTACCAGTGTAGCGTATTCGTTGGAACCCTACCGCAAGGGAACATCCTTTAATGACTGGTTTACCCGGTTGAAGTACCTTTTCCGGGTGAACAATgtaaaagaagaagataaaatGGCATTTTTCATCACCATGAGTGGTCCGGTGATATTTGCCGAGATCAAACTGCTCTTTCCGACAGGCAATTTTGAAGAAGCTTCATTGGACGATATTGTGTCAAAGCTCAAAAACCGCCTGAATAAGACGGACCCTGATTTGGTACAAAGGTACAAATTTAGTACCAGAGTACAAAACCCAGACGAAAGCACGGAagatttcattttgaatttaaagCTTCAAGCTGAATTTTGCGGCTTTGACAACTTTAAGGGGGTTGCTATTCTGGATCGGTTGATAGCGGGTATTAGAGACAAACAACTTAGACAACGACTTCTAGGGGAAGAAGCTTTAACTTTGGCAAATGCGGAGAAGATTATTGCCACATGGGAAGTAGCTCGAGTTAACGCAGGTACGGCAGATCAATCAAATATAGGACATCCGGGAATGATAGCTGCAGTGAATTCAAGATCCTATGAACAACGTGGAGTAGCGGCGGCAAGATTGTCTCAAGTTTATGATTTATCTCGAAAATATCAGGGCATTGGGAACAATGAGGGCAACACTAACAACAGGGGACCGGTAAGAAGCCGTTTAGGGTTTAGACCTGCGGAAAGATGGCAGCAGACAAATCGAGTTGGACGCGGAAACGAAGCAGTCAATTATCGTACACAAAATGGACGTCGACAGTGGGTACGACCAGACTATTCCCAGATGATTTGTAACTACTGCGGTGTCAAAGGCCATATCCGGAAGAAgtgtttcaaattaaaaaatttgcATCGGGATGCGGTGAACATAGTCGATTCTTTTAAACCGGGGCCATCGGCAGACAGGCACATTTCAGAGTTGCTAGAAAGGATGCAGACCAGAGACGATGAAGAGGATGATGATAGCGACACAGGTAATTTGCAATGCATGATGGTGGCGTCtattaataaaataaacaatccTTGCTTAGTTCAAGTAGAGATTGAGGGGAAATCCCTAAAAATGGAAGTCGACTGTGGAGCGTCTGTGTCCGTCATAAGCAAAGGACGGTATTTATCGAAGTTTAGTAATCCTTTACACAAATATAGCAAACCATTGATGGTTgtgaatggaaaaaaaaataaaaattgcggGGGAGGCAATGGTTTCAGTAAAATTTAATGGTAAAGAGTCGCTTATGCAGTTATTGGTTCTTGATTGCGACAATGATTTTTATCCGCTATTAGGTCGAACTTGGTTGGACAAGTTTTATCCGAATTGGAGACACTTTTTTACAAATGGCTTGAAAATTCATAGCATAAAGGATGAGTCAAATGAAGCAACAGTTGTCgaactgaaaaataaatttaggaATGTATTTGAGAAAAATTTCTCAACGCCTATAAGGGGTTTTAAGGCAGAACTTGTAATGAAAAACGAAACCCCTATATTTAAGAAAGCATATGATGTGCCTTACAGACTTAAGGATAAAGTTGCTACATATTTGGACAaattggaaaaagaaaaagtaatAACACCGGTAGATACCAGTGAATGGGCTTCACCAATTATTATAGTAAtgaaaaagaataatgaaataCGCTTAGTTATTGACTGCAAAGTTTCAATTAACAAAGCCATTGTTCCTAACACATACCCTTTACCTACCTCACaggatatttttgcaaatctagcTGATTGTAAGTTTTTTTGTGCACTAGACCTTGAGGGTGCATATACGCAGTTAGAATTAAcggaaaggtcaaaaaaattTGTGGTTATTAATACAATGAAAGGACTATACAAATACAACAGATTACCTCAAGGAGCATCATCAAGCGCCTCAATTTTTCAGCAAGTCATGGATAAAGTACTAGAAGGGATTGAAAAGGTTACATGCTACTTGGATGATGTATTGATAGCCGGAAAAACCGTTGAAGAATGCAAAAGCAAACTTTTACTAGTGTTAGAGCGTTTAGCTAATGCTAacataaaagttaattttgagaAGTGCAAATTCTTTGTGAAAGAGCTAATTCATTTAGGACACATTATTAGCGGTAAAGGGCTCAGGCCGTGCCCTGACAAAATTTCTACAATAGAGAAGGCTAATGCCCCTAAAAATGAGACAGAATTGAAATCCTACTTAGGTTTGTTAAACTACTACcataaatttattccaaatttatcTACCACTTTGTATCCATTGTATAACTTGCTGAAAAATAACGTGAAATATGTTTGGGATGACAATTGTCAAAAAGCGTTTACAGAGAGCAAAAATTTATTGGTAAAGACGGACTTTTTAGAGTTCTATGATCCGGCGAAACCATTAGTGGTAATCTCAGACGCTTCAAGTTATGGTTTAGGCGGCCTAATAGCCCATGTTGTAGAGGAGCTGGAGAAACCGATTAGCTTTACATCTTTCTCTCTGAATTCGGCACAAAGAAAGTATCCTATTCTTCATTTGGAGGCGTTGGCTTTAGTGTGCACCATTAAAAAATTCCATAAGTATCTTTATGGACAGCCGTTTACAGTGTATACTGATCACAAGCCATTGGTGGGAATTTTCGGTAAGGAAGGAAAACATTCAATTTATGTAACAAGACTACAGAGATTTGTGTTAGATTTATCAATATATGAATTCGACATTGTGTATAGACCCTCACATAAATTAGGGAATGCAGATTTTTGCTCCAGATTTCCATTACAGCAGGTTGTTCCTGAGGAACTGGATGCTGCAGCCATCAAAAGTATTAACTTTAGTAAAGAAATACCCATAGATTCAAAACTAATAGCTGAAGCAACCAAAAAAGATGAGTTTTACAATTAATAAACAACATGCTCAATGGCTGGCCCGAAAGAGTGGAGAAACAATTTACAAATGTTTTTTCTAACcagttggatttggaattgattgACGATTGTCTTATCTTCATGGATAGAGTAGTAATaccatcaatttttcaaaagcaAATTTTAAAAACGCTACATGCTAATCACTCGGGTATAATTAAAATGAAACAATTAGCaagaaaaacagttttttggttCGGTATTAATTCCGATATTGAAAGATATGTAACAGAGTGTTACTCATGTAATAGTATGGCAATAGTTAACAAGTCAAAAGATTTATCCAAATGGACGCCGACTACGAGACCTTTTAGTAGGATACACATAGACTTTTTCTTCTACAAGCACAGTACTTTTCTGTTGATCGTAGATAGTTTTTCCAAGTGGATTGAGGTCGAGTGGATGAAATATTCGGACAATGGTCCTCCTTTCAACTCCTGGAATTTTATAAACTTTCTAGAGAAGCAAGGgataaaagttatgaaaagcCCTCCATATAATCCGTCCAGTAACGGACAAGCGGAGAGGTTAGTAAGAACGGTAAAAGAAGTGCTCAAGAAATTTTTATTGGACCCAGACATCTTGGAGTTAGACTTGGAGGACCAGATAAAtctatttttattcaattttagaAACAATAACTTGACTACAGAGGGACATTTTCCAAGTGAAAggatattttcatataaaccgAAAACTATTTTGGATTTAATTGATCCCAGAAATAACTATAAGAGACATATGGAAGGTTTTCATACAGATGATGATGTCAAAATAGAAAGGCAGAGCGGATATATTCCGAAAGTATCGGAAGACGCTATTGACAATCTGATGGCGGGGGATGAAGTGTGGTATAAAAATAACAACCCACATAACCAAGCGAGATGGATAAAGGCAACATTCATTAAAAAGTTTTCTTACAATGTCTTTCAGATATGCGTTGGAAGCGCGGAAACAATGGCGCACAGGACGCAGATCAGAGTCTGTAAGGGGAACGATTCGTGGCGAGGGCCTAATGTTTGGATCACCAGAAAGAAGCACCATGACACGACGATAGACGAAGGCTTAGGAACACCTGTAATTGAGCCGCCCAATGGCGAAGAAGAATTGGAGCAGGCTCCGAAGGGAGGTAGAAAGCGGAAGCGTCGTGAATCGATGAGTGATCTAAGAAAGCCCCGAAGGTCCAAGCGGCCGAAAAAAGTGAATCGTAGTGATGATTATTATTACAATTAAGTTTTCGGATTTATTGtgaattatttgttttcaaagtatgaatttgatatcgaaatgttttgatttttattagATTAACTTCAAGTTCTGATTATAAGTAAAACTTTGTAAAGGGGAAGAACTGTTGTGAATAACTTGAACACCCCTATCGTCATTTGAAGTAATCGAATACACATAAACGTCATTCGAAGTCATCGCTCATTCGAGCGATCGGAACAGCCGATGGGCTTAAAACTGATTGCAATAAACGAGACGAGTCAGTTGATTCGGAACCTCCAAACGTATCAGATCGCTCTATTCCTTGTCACGTATTCACGGTTCCCATACGTCTCGCATTCTTCGCTTTGTCTTTCCACCTGGTTGGACTGTTTCGCGCTAGTTCTTGGCAGTACATAAAagacagaaagggtcatttggtccaacAACCGAATGTTGATTACTGAAcggataatatggtcaaaaatatccaaaaattccaaatgGGCTTCATTTATTGATAAACCGGtgaaatttgcaatttttttaaatgaaaatattctttgttttagatagtgcaacatattttggacccacGTATGTACACATTTTAGACACCCCCCTTTAAGTCTTTTAAAAGTCAAATTATCAGTTCGCTCTGGTCAATTGAGCCGAAGCAAAtccttatctttcgattggcatACATAAATAAGATGATTCCTGCATTATAAATACTAAATATCGACATGAACTTATTGTGTgcattttgagattttcagcTATGTATGCTTtaaagcgtaacgcattgtaacacTTGCCTTCTTTCCACAGGAAACTAGTTAAACAAAAGAAGAACAACATTATTCTCTTGAAACCAGTGATGGAATTAGCAACGGCATTGATTTTTGgtcagaattcatgaaaatgtcaccaggagggtccaaaatctGTAGGTGTCTAAATCAAGTTGCTTGCCCTATGTCCATTTcagctaaataaaaaaatgagtacaaatgagttttggcctaatggtttgttcggccaaatgacatattcggccaaacatctTCCGACCTTGTGTCTATCGGCCAAATCGCCCTACCTGTCGTTTGCCCGAAAGTCAAGAATAACAGGTTAGGCCAAAAGCCATCTAGCAAAATTCCATTAGGCTGAATTAAACGTTTGTCCAAACGGTATTAGGTcgaaatggtttgaccgaaaataacatttggcggagagcgacaaacagccgaaaggctcattcggccgaattggtaatttgaccgCAAAAGTTGTTTGTCCTAACAgtttatttggctgaaattgtaatttggccgaaaatgtcgtttggtagaaatggtcgtttggcagaaagagtcatttggctctACAAAACAAACATCGTAGCCAAACagctttttctgccaaataacctattcagctAAACGGCTTTTTTGGCAGagtgaccaattcagccgagcGACACTTGCCAAATGACCAAATCGCCAATTGAGGGAGGGGGGAATGACTTACCCCTTCCTAGAAAAAATAGCCCCCCCCAGGATTTGTAAAGATAATTTGAAGGTGATATAAATTTTTAACATATAGCCGAacgaattactgaaaaagtttgaaaacatATTCAGCCTATCATAATAAAATGAGTggaggaaaaaagaagtttttttttttttcatttctgagacagattcctgtgtggcagtgtgtgaaattgcacttgttgataattatgaaaaggcaatacctatctaattgatttgaaagcatcaaaatAAGCTTaatatgaacaacaacggagagctactaaaatatcaatcaaagcaaacgTGATATTTTGCCAGAAAGcaaagacatgtggtcaaccatcacggactagagtgacagttttccagcagacttccgcttgcctaCCAGCATGATAATTTCCACAgatcccatcagcatccgagaagaattctcatagGAAACTTTAAAGAATTCCATTGAGAATCATCGAaatattccaaccggaatccagaagaattcacttTGGATTCCTATCGGTATCGTTGAGGGATACTTTTGGGAATCTGTGGAAGGATTTGTTTCCCAATCTCTCGttaatttgcttcggaatccctctggAGTCATTCGAAATTGttcggagatttgcttcggaattccttgacgatttgtttcagaatacttcgacgatttgcttcagaatcccttgaatatttatttctgagtctctcgacgttttgcctcgtAATCCCTgaatgatttgcttcgaaatccttcgacgatcGTAATCCCTCAGATGATTCGCTTCGGTatccctcgacgaattgcttcggaatcattcgacaatTCGCTTCGGAATACTTCGACGGTTTGCAtcgaaattcctagaagattaATTTCGGACTCCTTCaacgatttacttcggaatcccttAAAGATTTGCTTCGGAGTCCCTCGAAGagggaggattcccttcggaatcgctggAGAATTATttacggaatctctggaggattgATTCGGAGTCCCTCCACGATTTTTTTCAGGATCCCTCTACAGATTGATTCggatcattcgacgatttgcttctacatccctggaacattgcctacgaaatccctGAATATTCTCGTCagatttcctgaaggattttattCGGAATCTCTAGacaattctcattggaatccctagaacattcctgtcggaatccttggtgGATTGctttcagaattcctggaggttcaCTTCAATCAtcgaaatccttggaggaatccctgtcggTATCCCTGGAAAATCTACAGAAGTTAACAGAAGTTTCAATTAAATGTCCAAATGTTAATGGAAAATTCTGCGGattgccaaaaactgtcggcggcggcgcacacctctacctctaggaattcctccaggagttcttccagaagctcctcagtaagttcctccaggaattccttcggaaattcctccaggagttccactacatgcttctccaggaattcttccgtaagctcccccaggaattcctccggaagttcctccgggagttcctccataagtttctccaggaattcctccggaaattccttcaggatttcttccggaagttctcccagaagctcctccggatttttttccagaaattcctccaggagttccaccgcatgttcctccaggaattcttccgtaagtttcccccaggaatttctccggaagttcttccaggagttcctcccgaagttcttccaggagttcctccggaagttcctccaggagctcctccataagttcctcgtaagttcctccaggaattcctctacgaGTGCCTCCGAAAGTtaatccaggagttcctcttggagtgcctccgaaagtttcttcaggaattcttccggaagttcctccaggaattcctccggaaattcctccaggtattccgccataagttcctccagaaatacctccgcaagtttctccaggagttcctccagaagtttctccaggaattctaccatAAGTTCTCTTAGTAATTCCTTGGTAACTTCCATCAGGAGCTCGTCCGCAAGTTCCTcgaggtattcctccggaaattcttccaggaactcctccgtaagttcctccaggaattcttccataagttcctccagaaattcctttgaaattcctcctgaaattccttcgaaattcctccagaaattccttcgaaattccttcagaaattcctctggaagctccttcataaattcctccggaagttcctccaggaattcctccggaagctcctccagaaattcttccggaagtttcatcaggaatttcttcggaagttcttccagaaattcttccggaagttcctccaggtgttcctcgggaagttcttctAAAAACTTTACAATGACTCAGGAGTGCGCTAGTAATATTTCtccaaatttcttgaaaaattcgtCTACAAATTCATCTACCTATTTCTTCCTattgctgattttttttaaactatttcgGAGTAGCCTCCAAAAATTCCCCtagaaatttctctagaaattgtTCAAAGATTCTCCCCGAAGATCCTG
The nucleotide sequence above comes from Armigeres subalbatus isolate Guangzhou_Male chromosome 3, GZ_Asu_2, whole genome shotgun sequence. Encoded proteins:
- the LOC134225110 gene encoding uncharacterized protein LOC134225110, with the protein product MAFFITMSGPVIFAEIKLLFPTGNFEEASLDDIVSKLKNRLNKTDPDLVQRYKFSTRVQNPDESTEDFILNLKLQAEFCGFDNFKGVAILDRLIAGIRDKQLRQRLLGEEALTLANAEKIIATWEVARVNAGTADQSNIGHPGMIAAVNSRSYEQRGVAAARLSQVYDLSRKYQGIGNNEGNTNNRGPVRSRLGFRPAERWQQTNRVGRGNEAVNYRTQNGRRQWVRPDYSQMICNYCGVKGHIRKKCFKLKNLHRDAVNIVDSFKPGPSADRHISELLERMQTRDDEEDDDSDTDMRWKRGNNGAQDADQSL